CATATTATGTGCTAGAGACCAATCAGACCGTTTGAAAACTTCATGTGGGGTTACCCGGTAATCCAATGCAgtgaaatttcatccattAGGACGACTGGGAGAAAAGAGAACCAAAACCTTCGAGCAATATCGAATATTATACAATTGGTACTGGTTGCAAAGGAATTGAGAACTAATATCATTATCTATATACCTCTCTCTTTCTGTACAAGGCAAAATAAATTATGGctgaacaacaacaacaggcTCAACTCCAAGTCACTGCTCCAAACAAATCCATTTTGAACGACAAGTGGGATGTCGTTTTGTCAAATTTACTTGTTAAAAGCGGCCTAGGTTttggtgttggtgttgtTGCATCTGTTTTGATATTTAAACGTCGTGCATTTCCTGTCTGGTTAGGTATTGGATTTGGTCTTGGTAGAGGTTACGCTGAAGGTGATGCTATTTTCCGTTCCGCCGCAGGCCTAAGAACCTCCAAAGCATAAATTGAACCCTTAGTGCTACTACTATTGGAGTTGTCAGTTACATTGAGAGATGAAGCCAACGATAAACGAATTCaagaaaatcaaaaaaaagaaatattcaATTACGTGCCTCCGCTTTCGGTCGGTTGGTTCAAATATTAGTACTAGTATCATCTATTCCTTTAAAATCTAAAGTCCCATTTCCCAATACAAAAACACTTGTATATGTTACATATAAAAAAGTAAAAACCAACAAACAATTAAGAAATCAAACGTGGACTGCAAACTATCGACATCATAATGAAAATCCTGATATCATCTCAATCTGTTGTAAAATATTGTTATCAGTTTCCTTTTTCTTAGCATTTGCCTTATCCCGAGTATCTTGATCCATCTTACGATCTTGCTCGAGGTTTCTTGCCAATAATGATGAGCTACCATTAGAAGTCTTACTCGATGCACTGCGgttcaatttgaatatttCACTCGGCAGTAATCCCTTTGCatctaatttttccacCTTACTTTTTGTCCTCTTCTTGTCGCTATGTGATATGCTCTTCTTTGGTTTTTTAAACCCATTGTTATGCTTTGATCTAACCGCCTTTTGATTCTTAGTAGGTTTAACCATCATCAAAATCCTCTTTTGTCTTGGTATTCATGCCCAGTATGTGTATATTTGTTtagcgatgagatgagcttgaaGCTTctataatttttttcttctctcaTTATGTTCGcctgaaaaattttaaggcccatctcatctcatctcatctcataTCAACGAGCAGAACAAAAGAAACCAAGGAGAAGACCAAGATGGTGTCCACTCATAACAAGGATAAGCCCTGGGATACAGGTGAAATCGATAAATGGCATCAAGATGAGTTTAAAGAAGAGGATAACGCCTCAGGTTTGCCATTTGCAGAGGAGTCCAGTTTTATGACACTTTTCCCCAAAT
The genomic region above belongs to Zygosaccharomyces rouxii strain CBS732 chromosome F complete sequence and contains:
- the MIC10 gene encoding Mic10p (similar to uniprot|Q96VH5 Saccharomyces cerevisiae YCL057C-A); translated protein: MAEQQQQAQLQVTAPNKSILNDKWDVVLSNLLVKSGLGFGVGVVASVLIFKRRAFPVWLGIGFGLGRGYAEGDAIFRSAAGLRTSKA
- the ADF1 gene encoding Adf1p (similar to uniprot|Q2V2Q1 Saccharomyces cerevisiae YCL058W-A), whose translation is MMVKPTKNQKAVRSKHNNGFKKPKKSISHSDKKRTKSKVEKLDAKGLLPSEIFKLNRSASSKTSNGSSSLLARNLEQDRKMDQDTRDKANAKKKETDNNILQQIEMISGFSL